Proteins encoded by one window of Antechinus flavipes isolate AdamAnt ecotype Samford, QLD, Australia chromosome 4, AdamAnt_v2, whole genome shotgun sequence:
- the SMYD4 gene encoding SET and MYND domain-containing protein 4 isoform X1, whose protein sequence is MDLPVEEWRAHVHRRWRQLPPSAQAALRTSALREVLRHCSSLLQLEDEAFLQRLADGFSVEKDPDACLLYKEEGNKAFLRKAYRAAAGLYSKGASHARPNTQEMALCFANRSAAFFHLAQYETCLEDIGRAQRHGYPERLRPKLMLRKAECLVALGRRQEAALAVQDLEQSGAAQQAGTGAPDLQALQRRLSHLKARVREDTGPAEAPPLGAAHASEEVGPSAKNERIPGASLSVSLRSDPSRGRYLIVTEDILPGELLVKEEAFVSVLNPGETAGLRRGSEAQRDGRATPGDCHCHRCLKPVVATVPCQGCSYAKYCSQQCLQLAWERYHWAECPLGGTLLTLGVFCHVALRTVLLAGFEAVSNLVKTVQGTVSPEAASVPDGQPPGQKLNARPDPAESSPRGGASGAPIPGCDRDGSYQSSYYAVFHLLPHTEKHSPEHKFLCGLSIVALCRKLKEADWPPRAQGPSAQEAALTTERTPEPSVWAEAMLRHVLQLHCNAQGVTALQEAGSEGDLVTERRQVRLATGLFPSISLMNHSCRPNTSLSFRGSVGSVHASRLIARGQEILHCYGPHEGRMDVATRQQKLRSQYFFDCRCQACQEEAAHGAGVTPKQGGFRCPTCRAALQGLDPLGCSNGSCRAQVSRTHLLGQLGDLQQRVETAGELLRGDRTARAVQLLLACRREAEDFLTSEHVLMGEIEDRLAQAYASLGDWPKSAAHLRNSLQVVEAQHGPASVEMGHELFKLAQVLFNGGKLKVSLSDIMRTFVHHAER, encoded by the exons ATGGACCTGCCCGTGGAGGAGTGGCGGGCCCACGTGCACCGGCGGTGGCGGCAGCTCCCCCCGTCTGCCCAGGCGGCGCTCCGCACCAGTGCCCTGCGAGAGGTCCTTCGGCACTGCTCCTCCCTGCTCCA GCTTGAAGACGAGGCGTTCTTGCAGAGGCTCGCTGACGGTTTCTCGGTGGAGAAGGATCCCGACGCCTGCCTCCTGTATAAGGAAGAAGGGAACAAGGCGTTCCTGAGGAAGGCCTACCGGGCCGCCGCCGGGCTCTACTCCAAG GGAGCATCCCATGCTAGACCCAACACTCAGGAAATGGCGCTGTGTTTTGCCAATCGCTCTGCGGCCTTCTTCCATCTGGCTCAGTATGAG ACATGTCTCGAGGACATTGGGAGAGCGCAGAGGCACGGGTACCCAGAAAGGTTGCGACCCAAGTTGATGCTGCGCAAGGCGGAGTGCCTCGTGGCCCTGGGCAGGCGACAGGAGGCGGCCCTGGCTGTTCAAGACCTGGAGCAGAGTGGGGCAGCCCAGCAGGCCGGCACCGGTGCTCCTGATCTCCAGGCCCTGCAGAGGAGGCTCAGCCATCTGAAAGCAAGGGTGCGGGAGGACACGGGCCCTGCGGAGGCTCCTCCCCTCGGTGCAGCGCATGCCTCCGAGGAGGTCGGTCCGAGCGCCAAGAATGAACGGATTCCCGGAGCATCGCTGTCCGTGAGCTTGCGCAGTGACCCTTCCAGAGGACGCTATCTGATCGTCACCGAGGATATTCTTCCAGGTGAACTCCTAGTGAAAGAGGAGGCTTTTGTGAGTGTCCTCAACCCTGGAGAGACAGCGGGGCTACGGCGTGGCTCAGAAGCCCAGCGAGACGGCCGAGCTACCCCTGGAGACTGCCATTGTCACCGGTGTTTGAAGCCCGTTGTGGCTACGGTGCCCTGTCAGGGCTGCAGCTACGCCAAGTACTGCAGCCAGCAGTGTCTGCAGCTGGCCTGGGAGCGCTATCACTGGGCGGAGTGTCCCCTGGGGGGGACACTCCTCACCTTAGGGGTCTTCTGCCACGTGGCACTGAGGACGGTCCTCCTGGCTGGATTCGAGGCTGTCAGCAACCTCGTAAAGACGGTTCAGGGAACAGTAAGTCCTGAAGCTGCTTCTGTACCTGACGGCCAGCCTCCCGGGCAGAAGCTGAACGCTCGGCCCGACCCGGCGGAAAGCAGCCCACGTGGGGGGGCGTCTGGGGCACCAATCCCTGGGTGCGACAGGGATGGCAGTTACCAAAGCTCTTACTACGCTGTCTTCCACCTCTTGCCCCACACCGAGAAGCACAGCCCGGAGCACAAGTTCCTGTGTGGTCTCAGCATCGTGGCCTTGTGCAGGAAGCTGAAAGAAGCCGACTGGCCTCCCCGGGCCCAGGGGCCCTCTGCGCAGGAGGCAGCCCTGACCACGGAGCGGACCCCGGAGCCCAGTGTCTGGGCAGAGGCCATGCTGAGGCACGTGTTACAGCTGCACTGCAATGCCCAGGGAGTGACTGCCCTCCAGGAGGCGG GATCGGAAGGGGACCTTGTTACAGAGCGCCGGCAGGTCCGCCTCGCCACgggtctctttccttccatcAGCCTGATGAACCACTCATGTCGCCCCAACACCAGCCTGTCCTTCCGGGGCTCAGTGGGCTCCGTCCACGCGTCACGGCTCATTGCACGAGGGCAAGAGATACTTCATTGTTACG GACCTCACGAGGGCCGCATGGACGTTGCCACGAGGCAGCAGAAGCTGAGATCTCAGTACTTCTTTGACTGCCGCTGCCAGGCTTGTCAGGAGGAGGCGGCGCACGGGGCCGGCGTGACACCGAAGCAAGGCGGGTTCCGTTGCCCTACCTGCAGGGCAGCTCTGCAG GGACTGGACCCTCTGGGCTGCAGCAACGGATCCTGCCGGGCCCAGGTGAGCAGGACTCACCTGCTGGGCCAGTTAGGAGACCTTCAGCAGCGGGTGGAGACGGCCGGGGAGCTGCTCAGGGGAGACCGGACAG CTCGAGCCGTCCAGCTTTTGTTGGCGTGCCGGCGGGAGGCTGAGGACTTCTTGACCTCTGAGCACGTGTTGATGGGAGAGATCGAGGACCGCCTGGCCCAGGCGTACGCCAGCCTCG GGGACTGGCCCAAATCTGCAGCCCATTTGCGAAACAGTCTTCAGGTGGTGGAGGCCCAGCACGGACCAGCCAGTGTGGAGATGGGCCATGAGCTTTTCAAGTTGGCCCAGGTCCTTTTCAACGG gGGAAAATTGAAGGTCTCTCTTTCTGACATAATGAGAACATTTGTGCACCATGCTGAGAGATGA
- the SMYD4 gene encoding SET and MYND domain-containing protein 4 isoform X2 → MDLPVEEWRAHVHRRWRQLPPSAQAALRTSALREVLRHCSSLLQLEDEAFLQRLADGFSVEKDPDACLLYKEEGNKAFLRKAYRAAAGLYSKGASHARPNTQEMALCFANRSAAFFHLAQYETCLEDIGRAQRHGYPERLRPKLMLRKAECLVALGRRQEAALAVQDLEQSGAAQQAGTGAPDLQALQRRLSHLKARVREDTGPAEAPPLGAAHASEEVGPSAKNERIPGASLSVSLRSDPSRGRYLIVTEDILPGELLVKEEAFVSVLNPGETAGLRRGSEAQRDGRATPGDCHCHRCLKPVVATVPCQGCSYAKYCSQQCLQLAWERYHWAECPLGGTLLTLGVFCHVALRTVLLAGFEAVSNLVKTVQGTVSPEAASVPDGQPPGQKLNARPDPAESSPRGGASGAPIPGCDRDGSYQSSYYAVFHLLPHTEKHSPEHKFLCGLSIVALCRKLKEADWPPRAQGPSAQEAALTTERTPEPSVWAEAMLRHVLQLHCNAQGVTALQEAGSEGDLVTERRQVRLATGLFPSISLMNHSCRPNTSLSFRGSVGSVHASRLIARGQEILHCYGPHEGRMDVATRQQKLRSQYFFDCRCQACQEEAAHGAGVTPKQGGFRCPTCRAALQGLDPLGCSNGSCRAQVSRTHLLGQLGDLQQRVETAGELLRGDRTARAVQLLLACRREAEDFLTSEHVLMGEIEDRLAQAYASLGDWPKSAAHLRNSLQVVEAQHGPASVEMGHELFKLAQVLFNGFAVTEAVSVIEKAEKVLSLHYGPENEQVQELQQMKACLRELPSRPGGPTA, encoded by the exons ATGGACCTGCCCGTGGAGGAGTGGCGGGCCCACGTGCACCGGCGGTGGCGGCAGCTCCCCCCGTCTGCCCAGGCGGCGCTCCGCACCAGTGCCCTGCGAGAGGTCCTTCGGCACTGCTCCTCCCTGCTCCA GCTTGAAGACGAGGCGTTCTTGCAGAGGCTCGCTGACGGTTTCTCGGTGGAGAAGGATCCCGACGCCTGCCTCCTGTATAAGGAAGAAGGGAACAAGGCGTTCCTGAGGAAGGCCTACCGGGCCGCCGCCGGGCTCTACTCCAAG GGAGCATCCCATGCTAGACCCAACACTCAGGAAATGGCGCTGTGTTTTGCCAATCGCTCTGCGGCCTTCTTCCATCTGGCTCAGTATGAG ACATGTCTCGAGGACATTGGGAGAGCGCAGAGGCACGGGTACCCAGAAAGGTTGCGACCCAAGTTGATGCTGCGCAAGGCGGAGTGCCTCGTGGCCCTGGGCAGGCGACAGGAGGCGGCCCTGGCTGTTCAAGACCTGGAGCAGAGTGGGGCAGCCCAGCAGGCCGGCACCGGTGCTCCTGATCTCCAGGCCCTGCAGAGGAGGCTCAGCCATCTGAAAGCAAGGGTGCGGGAGGACACGGGCCCTGCGGAGGCTCCTCCCCTCGGTGCAGCGCATGCCTCCGAGGAGGTCGGTCCGAGCGCCAAGAATGAACGGATTCCCGGAGCATCGCTGTCCGTGAGCTTGCGCAGTGACCCTTCCAGAGGACGCTATCTGATCGTCACCGAGGATATTCTTCCAGGTGAACTCCTAGTGAAAGAGGAGGCTTTTGTGAGTGTCCTCAACCCTGGAGAGACAGCGGGGCTACGGCGTGGCTCAGAAGCCCAGCGAGACGGCCGAGCTACCCCTGGAGACTGCCATTGTCACCGGTGTTTGAAGCCCGTTGTGGCTACGGTGCCCTGTCAGGGCTGCAGCTACGCCAAGTACTGCAGCCAGCAGTGTCTGCAGCTGGCCTGGGAGCGCTATCACTGGGCGGAGTGTCCCCTGGGGGGGACACTCCTCACCTTAGGGGTCTTCTGCCACGTGGCACTGAGGACGGTCCTCCTGGCTGGATTCGAGGCTGTCAGCAACCTCGTAAAGACGGTTCAGGGAACAGTAAGTCCTGAAGCTGCTTCTGTACCTGACGGCCAGCCTCCCGGGCAGAAGCTGAACGCTCGGCCCGACCCGGCGGAAAGCAGCCCACGTGGGGGGGCGTCTGGGGCACCAATCCCTGGGTGCGACAGGGATGGCAGTTACCAAAGCTCTTACTACGCTGTCTTCCACCTCTTGCCCCACACCGAGAAGCACAGCCCGGAGCACAAGTTCCTGTGTGGTCTCAGCATCGTGGCCTTGTGCAGGAAGCTGAAAGAAGCCGACTGGCCTCCCCGGGCCCAGGGGCCCTCTGCGCAGGAGGCAGCCCTGACCACGGAGCGGACCCCGGAGCCCAGTGTCTGGGCAGAGGCCATGCTGAGGCACGTGTTACAGCTGCACTGCAATGCCCAGGGAGTGACTGCCCTCCAGGAGGCGG GATCGGAAGGGGACCTTGTTACAGAGCGCCGGCAGGTCCGCCTCGCCACgggtctctttccttccatcAGCCTGATGAACCACTCATGTCGCCCCAACACCAGCCTGTCCTTCCGGGGCTCAGTGGGCTCCGTCCACGCGTCACGGCTCATTGCACGAGGGCAAGAGATACTTCATTGTTACG GACCTCACGAGGGCCGCATGGACGTTGCCACGAGGCAGCAGAAGCTGAGATCTCAGTACTTCTTTGACTGCCGCTGCCAGGCTTGTCAGGAGGAGGCGGCGCACGGGGCCGGCGTGACACCGAAGCAAGGCGGGTTCCGTTGCCCTACCTGCAGGGCAGCTCTGCAG GGACTGGACCCTCTGGGCTGCAGCAACGGATCCTGCCGGGCCCAGGTGAGCAGGACTCACCTGCTGGGCCAGTTAGGAGACCTTCAGCAGCGGGTGGAGACGGCCGGGGAGCTGCTCAGGGGAGACCGGACAG CTCGAGCCGTCCAGCTTTTGTTGGCGTGCCGGCGGGAGGCTGAGGACTTCTTGACCTCTGAGCACGTGTTGATGGGAGAGATCGAGGACCGCCTGGCCCAGGCGTACGCCAGCCTCG GGGACTGGCCCAAATCTGCAGCCCATTTGCGAAACAGTCTTCAGGTGGTGGAGGCCCAGCACGGACCAGCCAGTGTGGAGATGGGCCATGAGCTTTTCAAGTTGGCCCAGGTCCTTTTCAACGG GTTTGCAGTCACTGAAGCAGTGAGTGTGATAGAGAAGGCGGAGAAGGTCCTGTCCTTACACTATGGCCCTGAGAACGAGCAGGTGCAGGAGCTGCAGCAGATGAAAGCCTGCTTACGGGAGTTACCCAGCCGCCCTGGGGGGCCCACAGCCTAG